A stretch of DNA from Streptomyces xanthii:
CGGGTCGTCAAGGGCCTGGAGGGTGCCTCCTTCCACCGCCAGCTCGCGTTCTCCCCGGACGGCACCGAGCTGTTCGTGGCGGGCGGCAGCGGGTCCGCGCCCTCGGCCTACGCGACCACCGACCTCAGCCCGGTGCGGACCTACCCCGCCGGTGGCTTCGGCTCCGCCGTTGCGGTCTCGCCCTCCGGGAACGTGGCCGAGGGCAGCTCGCCCTCGTACGACTCCACGGTCCACGTCTACCGTCCGGGCGGGACCACCGCGATCCGCAGCTACGCGCTCGGGCACACCTCCACCATCTCCAGCGGTGACGACACCCTGGTCCCCGGGGCGGTGGCCTGGACGCCCGACGGTTCCCTCCTGTTCGCGGTCTCCGACAACTACGAGGGCGCCTTCCGCCTGCACACCTACACGGACCCGAACCGCACGGCCCCCACCCTGACGGTGAACGCCCCGTCGACGGCCACCCGCGCCACGTCCCTGACGGCCACCGGCAAGATCAGCTCGGTGGTGCCGTTCACGGCCCCCGTCCAGCTGACGGTCACCAGGTCGGACCTGGAGACTCCGAGCGGCAAGGTCGTCAAGACCGTCACCACCAAGGCCGACGGCACGTACTCGTTCACCGACACCCCGCCCGCCGGCGGCAAGGTCACCTACAAGGTGTCCTACGCGGGCGACGCGGACCACGCCCCCGTCAGCAAGTCGGACGCGGTCGAGGTGTCGCGCAACAGCACCACGCTCACGCTGAACAAGAACAAGAACGTCTACGAGTACGGCAGCGACGTCACGTTCACCGCGCACCTCGGCACCACCTACAAGAACCGCAAGGTGGACATCTACGCCAACCCCTACGGCAGCGACCGGCCGAACAAGCTGGTGAAGTCGGGCACGGTCAACTCCAGCGGCAACCTGTCCGTCACCCTCGACCTGACCCGTGACGTCACGCTCTCCGCGGTGTACGCGGGCGACGCCCGCTACAAGCCCAAGACGGTCACCAACACCGTCTACACCCGGGCCCGTTCCTCGGTCACCCCGTCGAACCACTACAAGACCGGGACCATCGGCTCGCACAAGTACTACTGGTTCCACAAGAGTTCGACGATCTACGTGACGACGTCGATGAACTACTACACGGGCCGGCAGTTCCGCCTCGACCTCCAGGTCTACGCGGGCGGCGCCTGGCGCTCGGGCGGCAGTGAGTACTTCAATCTCGGCACCGCGGGCACGACGAAGGTCAACATGGGCGCGGTCGGCGCCTCCGGCTACAAGTTCCGGGTCCGCGCCGTGTACGTCAACGGCAGCTCGGGCGACAACGTCAACACGACGAAGTACAGCTCCTGGAAGTACCTGTACTCGACGAACTAGCCCGTCAGACGGGCGGTGAGACTGCGCCCGTACACGTGGTGCGTGTCCACGTCGAGCCGGGTGCCGCCCGGCACGGCACGGACGCGCACCGCGTCGTCTCCGGAGACCTTGCGCAGGGTCCGCCCGCGCAGGGTCACGGTGACGGTGTCGCGGGTGGTCGTCGGGTCGGCGACGGCGACCGCCACCTCGTCCCCGCTCTGGCGCACCAGCACGGATGCGGCCCCGTCGACGCTCAGCCCGGCCACGTGGTGCGTCCCGGCGCCGAAGCCGTTCAGCGCGGTCAGGCCGAGGCCCTCGTGGCGGACCGCCTGGAGGCGCGGGGTGTTGGCGAGGACGCGGACGGCGTCGTACGAACGGACCGCTTCCGCCGTGGCGCCGGGAAGCAGCGCCCAGGCGAAGGCGATCGGGCCGGCGCCGGGCGGTTGCGCCGTCGTCAGGGAGAAGACCTGTTTCGTGACGGCCGTGTCCGGGTTCGAGAGGCGGACGGTGCGGCGGCTGCGGGTGACGGTCGTCAGGCGGGGCTCGGCGGCCGGGCCGGCGAGCCGGACGTAGCCGACCGCCGTGCCCTGCGTGGCATCCGCCCAGCGCACCCAGGAGTCCCCTTCCGTCACGGACACCGCGTCGCCCGCCGCCGCGATCCGCGCGTCGAGCGTCGTCGTGACCGCGCGGCCCGCGCCCGGCGCGTCCCCGACCCCCGCACCGAGCAGCACGACCTCGTCGTCCAGCAGGAACCAGGAGCGGGTGGCGCGGGCGGAGCGGTACGCCACGAAGTCGTCCGGCAGGATCCCGGCCGTCTTGTCCCGCCACGGCACGTCGTCCGTGAGCACCCAGCCGACCGCCCCGTACGCGCCGAGCACGGCGCCGCCGGAGTGCGCGCCGGTGGCGGTCGGGAAGTAGACGTACGCGTTCTGCGACTCGCTGGACGCAGTGAAGTTCAGCGGATGGCCGGGGTTGTCGTAGAAGAGCTTGCCGCCGTACGCCTCCGGGACGGTGGCCCGGTGCTCGACGGGCGCGGTGACGCCCGCGAGACCGTACGGCGAGACGGTGGCGAGGTGGTCGACGCCGTACGCCTGCCGCTGGTCCTGCCCGGACAGGTACAGCTGGTGCGCGCCGTCGCCCTGGAACCACGGCATCAGGTTCTCGCCGCTCATGTACTCGTACTTGGAGATCCGGTCCGAGCTGCGGGAGAGCGTGAACGCGTAGCCGGGGCGGCGGTGCACGGTGCGGTCCATGGCGTGGAAGGCCACCGACCGGGCGGGCGGGTTGAGGTCGGCGGCGGGGACGGAGGCGTCGGCGAGGAGGTCCGCGTACCGGACGATGCTGAGCGGGGAGACGAACGAGGTGGGGTCGAGCGCGCTGCGGGAGCCGGCCCGGATGTGCTTCACATAGCTCTTCAGGGCCCGGGCCGGTTCGCCCGCGGACAGGGAGGCGAGGTCGACGACGGCCTCCACGATCACGGCCACGTCGTCGTACCCGGTGCCGGTGCGCGACACCGCGCGTCCCTTCACCGCCTCCATCATCCAGCCCTCGAAGATCAGCGGCGCGAACCCGTCCGCGACCCACCCGTGCACCACCGGCACCAGCTCGTCGCCGTGCGCGAACCCGCTCCCGTCGAGGACCTTCAGCGTCTGCACGACCCGGCTGAGCAGGCCCTTCCCGTACGAGCCGGTGTACGCGACGGAAGCGTGCTGGAGGAACGATCCGTCGGCGTAGTACCCGTCCGTCACGCCGTGCCGCAGGTCGTACGGGTCGATCGTCGCGAACACGGTCAGCTGGTCGGTGAGCGCCTTGCGGATGCGGGCCTCGTCGGCGGTGAGGGCGCCCTGGAGGATGCGGTTGGTGGTGATGTCGGCGAGGTTCGCGCCGGTGTGGAACCGGGAGTCGAGGTCGACGTCACCGTCCTTGCCGTTGCGCAGGTACGCGTCCATCGAGGCGAGGCACGCGGTGACCAGTTCGGCGGGGGCGCGGCCGGCGAGCAGGACGAGGGTGCGGGTGAGGTGCTGGGAGATCCCGATCTCCCAGGAGAACCAGTTGCCGTAGTAGCCCTTGGACTGGTCGCCGTAGAAGCGCTCGTGCAGCCACGCCAGCCGGTCGAGCACCCGGTCCTGCACGGCCGTGCTCCCGTACAGATCGGCCGGGACGCCGGGCGTGCGCGTCGCGAGCGCGATCTCGTACAGCTTCTGGAAGCTGGCGGTCAGGTTCGGGTCGCTGGTGCCGAGCGGGAGACCGGAGAAGAGTTCGGTGTCGCCGCTCGCGGCGTCGAGCGCGGCGAGGTTCGTGCGGGCGGCGCGCTCGATCGCGGCGCGCTTGCCGGCCGTCTCCGCACGGGAGTTGGAGTCCTCGGTGCCGGCGAACACGGCGACCGTGTTGGCGAGCACCCGGGCCGCCCCGTCAGCGGCCCGGGCGGCCCCGGCCCACCCGACCGGTACGACCCCGAGCACTCCGGCCGCCCCCAGCATCCCCAGCACGTGCCTGCGACTGAGTCCCATCCGCCGGACGATGACAGACCATCACCTCCCTCACAAGGGGTCTCACTCCCACCAGGCGCTCCGCACCCGCAGGGACCCCGTGCTCTCGCAGCCCGCCCCGTTCACCACTTCCTCCGTGTCGAGGCTCCAGCCGACCACCCCGTTCCCCTTCCGGCCGAGCTCGATGACCCGCTGTGCGTCGACGTGCCGCCCCTCCTGCACCTGGCAGCGCAGCACCGAGGTCCAGGCCCGCCCGTCGAGCGCGGTCCCGACGGCCAGGAGCGGGAGCACCAGGACGGTGAGCACGGCCGCCACCCACCGCTCGGTGCCGCTGATCCGCCGCAGCCAGGGGGCCGGTTCGTACGAGGGGTCGTGATGGTGGCGCCCGCGCCGCCCGGCCCGGTACTCGACGACGACGCCCTCGCGGAGCGCGAACGCGGCGAGCCCGGTGCCGAGCCCCCACCAGGGCCCGTAGAAGCATCCGGCGAGGATCCCGACGGCGATCGGGTTCGCGACGGTGAGGGCGAGGCGGCGGGCGGTGCCGAGCAGCCCGCCGCCCTTGGGCACGGCACCCCGCGCGGCGAACAGCGCGAACACGACCCGGGAGGCGACGATCCCGAGCACGGCGCCGAGCAGGGGTTCGGTGAGGACCATGCCGATGAGCACGTCCGGCCAGTTCCCGAACTCCATGCCGACGAACACGTCCCGGGCCCCCTCGGCACCGCCCACGGTGTACGCGACCTTGATCGCGGGCACGGCGAGCGCGAGGGCGAGGAGCACGGTGTGCCCGGGGCCGCCCTTGCGGTCCATGGAGCGGACCTGTTCCGGCTGTCGCTGTTCCTGCACCTGCTCTGGCATGCGGCCCACTGAAACACCTGCTCCGGGCCTGCTCGGGGAGGCGGCGCCGGGGCGGGCCCTCACCCGCACGGCCGGGTCCCGGGTGCGCGGGGGGCCCGCCGCGCCGATGGTCGTAGCACCGGTGCGCACCGGAACGCACCGGAGTCGGCACGGGACGGGGGACGGTGTTGGGACAGGCAGGGACGCTCATCCTCGTCATGGCGGCGGCGGTCGTGGCGCCGCTGCTCGCGCACGGGGTGGGCCGCTGGGCGCGGATCCCCGTCGTCATCTTCGAGATCGTGCTCGGCATCCTGATCGGGCCGGACGTGCTGGGCTGGGCGCACGGCGGCGAGGTCGTCGACGTGCTGTCCGACCTCGGCCTGTCGATGCTGATCTTCCTGGCCGGCTACGAGATCGAGTTCGCCGCGATCAAGGGCGACACCCTGCGCCGTTCGGTCGCCGCGTGGGTCGTGTCGCTGGCGCTGGGCCTGGCGATCGCGCTGGCCCTCACCGGGCTCGACCTGGCCCGTACGGTCATCATCGGCACCGCACTGACGAGTACGGCGCTCGGCACGGTGCTGCCGATCCTGCGGGACAGCGGCGATCTGGATGGCCGGTTCGGCACGGTGATGCTGGCGTTCGGCGCGGTCGGCGAGTTCGGGCCGATCATCGCGATGGCGGTGCTGCTGAGCGGGCGCAGCCCCGGCACGGCCACCGTCGTCCTCGCGGTGTTCGCGGCGATCACCGCGGCCGCCGTGTTCTGGGCGCTGCGCCCGCGCCCGCCCTGGTTCAGCCAGGTGATCCGGACGACCCTGCACACGAGCGGCCAGTTCGCGGTGCGGTTCGTGATGCTGCTGCTCGTGGCGATGCTCGCGCTGTCGCAGGCGTTCGGCCTGGACGTGCTGCTCGGCGCGTTCGCGGCGGGCCTGCTGACCCGGCTGGTGCTGGTGGGGGCTGCGCCGGAGAGCAGCGAGGAGGTGCTGGAGAAGGTCGAGGCGATGGGCTTCGGGTTCCTGGTGCCGCTGTTCTTCATCGTGACCGGCATCGAGTTCGACCTGGCCTCGCTGCTCGACGGGGGCCGCACGCTGCTTCTGCTGCCGGTGTTCCTGGTGCTGTTCCTCGTGGTCCGCGGCCTGCCCGCGTACTTCCTGGCCCCGCGTGACCTGAGCCCGCTCAGCCGGCGCGCCCTGACCGTGTACTCGGCGACCTGCCTGCCGCTCGTCGTGGCGATCACCGCGATCGGCGTCGACGACGGGGTGCTGGCGCAGAGCGACGCGGCGGCGCTGGTCGGCGCGGCGATGATCTCCGTCCTGGTCTTCCCGCTGGTCGCGATGCGGCTGCGGGCGCGGGCCCGGGGCACGGCGCCGGAGCTGCCGCGCGGGGCGGGGGAGACGGAGACCTGGTGAGCCGGGGCCGCGC
This window harbors:
- a CDS encoding cation:proton antiporter, with translation MGQAGTLILVMAAAVVAPLLAHGVGRWARIPVVIFEIVLGILIGPDVLGWAHGGEVVDVLSDLGLSMLIFLAGYEIEFAAIKGDTLRRSVAAWVVSLALGLAIALALTGLDLARTVIIGTALTSTALGTVLPILRDSGDLDGRFGTVMLAFGAVGEFGPIIAMAVLLSGRSPGTATVVLAVFAAITAAAVFWALRPRPPWFSQVIRTTLHTSGQFAVRFVMLLLVAMLALSQAFGLDVLLGAFAAGLLTRLVLVGAAPESSEEVLEKVEAMGFGFLVPLFFIVTGIEFDLASLLDGGRTLLLLPVFLVLFLVVRGLPAYFLAPRDLSPLSRRALTVYSATCLPLVVAITAIGVDDGVLAQSDAAALVGAAMISVLVFPLVAMRLRARARGTAPELPRGAGETETW
- a CDS encoding WD40 repeat domain-containing protein encodes the protein MRRRALSTATAVAVLAGSAALGVAGSGTAVADPAKALGVKSVGDMAVDGVHKRIYLSDPQSDAIVVTDYAGAQLRRITGLDGVRGLALSADSSRLYAAVTDTDTIAEIDTAAGTTVGSYALGGADAPLDLAVAGDVLWFSYGPSGDGALGSLDTTQPTPEPALGQKGSYTFYGAPVIAVSPDGKELAAGDPNTSGGVAAVYDLSGTTATERVVKGLEGASFHRQLAFSPDGTELFVAGGSGSAPSAYATTDLSPVRTYPAGGFGSAVAVSPSGNVAEGSSPSYDSTVHVYRPGGTTAIRSYALGHTSTISSGDDTLVPGAVAWTPDGSLLFAVSDNYEGAFRLHTYTDPNRTAPTLTVNAPSTATRATSLTATGKISSVVPFTAPVQLTVTRSDLETPSGKVVKTVTTKADGTYSFTDTPPAGGKVTYKVSYAGDADHAPVSKSDAVEVSRNSTTLTLNKNKNVYEYGSDVTFTAHLGTTYKNRKVDIYANPYGSDRPNKLVKSGTVNSSGNLSVTLDLTRDVTLSAVYAGDARYKPKTVTNTVYTRARSSVTPSNHYKTGTIGSHKYYWFHKSSTIYVTTSMNYYTGRQFRLDLQVYAGGAWRSGGSEYFNLGTAGTTKVNMGAVGASGYKFRVRAVYVNGSSGDNVNTTKYSSWKYLYSTN
- a CDS encoding polysaccharide lyase family 8 super-sandwich domain-containing protein gives rise to the protein MGLSRRHVLGMLGAAGVLGVVPVGWAGAARAADGAARVLANTVAVFAGTEDSNSRAETAGKRAAIERAARTNLAALDAASGDTELFSGLPLGTSDPNLTASFQKLYEIALATRTPGVPADLYGSTAVQDRVLDRLAWLHERFYGDQSKGYYGNWFSWEIGISQHLTRTLVLLAGRAPAELVTACLASMDAYLRNGKDGDVDLDSRFHTGANLADITTNRILQGALTADEARIRKALTDQLTVFATIDPYDLRHGVTDGYYADGSFLQHASVAYTGSYGKGLLSRVVQTLKVLDGSGFAHGDELVPVVHGWVADGFAPLIFEGWMMEAVKGRAVSRTGTGYDDVAVIVEAVVDLASLSAGEPARALKSYVKHIRAGSRSALDPTSFVSPLSIVRYADLLADASVPAADLNPPARSVAFHAMDRTVHRRPGYAFTLSRSSDRISKYEYMSGENLMPWFQGDGAHQLYLSGQDQRQAYGVDHLATVSPYGLAGVTAPVEHRATVPEAYGGKLFYDNPGHPLNFTASSESQNAYVYFPTATGAHSGGAVLGAYGAVGWVLTDDVPWRDKTAGILPDDFVAYRSARATRSWFLLDDEVVLLGAGVGDAPGAGRAVTTTLDARIAAAGDAVSVTEGDSWVRWADATQGTAVGYVRLAGPAAEPRLTTVTRSRRTVRLSNPDTAVTKQVFSLTTAQPPGAGPIAFAWALLPGATAEAVRSYDAVRVLANTPRLQAVRHEGLGLTALNGFGAGTHHVAGLSVDGAASVLVRQSGDEVAVAVADPTTTRDTVTVTLRGRTLRKVSGDDAVRVRAVPGGTRLDVDTHHVYGRSLTARLTG